DNA sequence from the Podospora pseudocomata strain CBS 415.72m chromosome 2 map unlocalized CBS415.72m_2.2, whole genome shotgun sequence genome:
GGAGAACCGGAAACCTTTGCAGGTCCGGGACTTCGCATTGGCGATAATCTGTGGCAGAGGCAATATAGCCTCAACAGCGAGCCCGATGTAGCCGATCAAGGAAGAGTACCCCTGGTACACCGACGGAATAGGGGAGAGCAAGAGCTCGCAAGCCACCAGGCCGACAAACAGGGACATTATGAACTGCCAGTATCTGCTCCCAACGTCAGCCAGCGATTTCTTTACATTATGATAGTGTCGAGAGGAACACACGGTTTGGGAGACCTCCACTGCCAAAAGTTGAACGGCCGTTGTCTCTCTCGCTCATTTACTTTGGCGAAGGGGACAGCAGCGTCACCGCCCTTTGACGAGGGCGCGGGGCGATGGTCGAGCGCAATCTTGAGAAGAACGACCTGCATGACGGTCATGACAAGCGATTGTATAAGGAGCGCAATGTCGAATTTGGCACCAGGGTAGTAGAATATCCTGCAAGGCTGGCGCGTTAGCAGGAAGCAGCCAAAAAAAGACACGGCATCTCGACCACGAACCTGAGCAGTGAGGCCACAAGCATGATGAGGGGTATGTCGAGCGAGAAGCCGGCGCTCGACTTTGCGCGGTGCATCGAGTAGGCCTGGTCACTGTACGAGAGCAGCGGTGACAGCACGAGGAACCCCGGGGTCAGATACCCCGACAAGGTGGTTAACCAGCTcatgttgggttggttgataTTGTCCCGTTCGCTGGCGAGTGTTGCTATTATTAGGGGAGCGCGGGCGCGGTAAGGTAGGCAAGGTAAGGTATATTATATTcgtcgaagagggaggacgTTCGAAGGGACACGGAGGCGTCTGTTGTGCGCTGTGCGCTGTCGCAATGGATAAATTGTAGGTTGCAGGGACGGCGGGCTCGTAGGGAGTGCCCGAGATAAGAATTGGACGGTGGATGGAACCGGAAGTTAGAATATGGTGTTCTTTCAGACGCATGCCATCCCCGATGAACAGCCCTGTAAACAACCCGCAGCACCAGAATCAAGAATCGGAACAACGGAGATAGAAAGAATGAAGAAAACAGGAGACGCGACGGGATCCTCCAATTGCAAATTTTCGGGCCCGGTCTAGAGGCCGGCAGGGTCCAACGCCGAAAGCCAGAGGCCAAACACCGTTCAAAATCCGGCCCAAATGGATCCAGAATTACGGAGTCCCAACAGCGCACACGCGACACCCTGACCAGTTGACCCCACGATTGACCGAGCCGCCCTGACCAGCTGTCACAGAGTAGCCTGACAGCTGCCAGCGTTTATCAACTCCTTGATGGGCagcttcaaccaccaccatcgatCGCTCTTTTACTTGACATCAATGAGTCAATCACTGCCTTGAAAACTCTGAACCCTTTTACTTGAAACCTTTCGCTGTCCAACTTCCTGCCCAAAATGCGTTTCATATCTCATCGACTTCGGCATACCTGCGTTTTATTGCGAGGATTTGATAAGTCAGATAATGACGATGTCTGGGGCGGTTCGTCATGAACATACGACCTGATATAGGTACCTCTTGTGTAAATCTTCAACCTCTGCTTGCTGCAATCGGCTGACACAGTATCAACAGCTGCATACCGAACTGGTTGGCAGCTCGGATCCTTACTCGAGCCTCACACTGGACAGTATGATGCCACTACATGCCAGGCCAATCGGGCCCCCTACTTGAGACCGTCAGCCATGTATTGGGATCGCAGCATAGGACGACCGTTTGACAGGCAATGAATTCCGATCACCGCCTCTAAAAGGGACGGCACATCCATTTCTGGCACAGCGGAACGCGAGACGGGGCTCTCATCAACCGAACCGGTGCCGACAAGAATCTACAtagccctcctccgcctcgtgACTCGGGATACTAGCTCCTCGGATTTCCGGATATCAAGCCTTCAGGAGTCACAGTACAACTGCTCCATGTCGCTGATGGGAGGAATGCGACTACCTACGCACACAGTCAGCAGCACGGTTCGCCTGAAAAGACCCttctcaacacccacctGCTCGGCTCCACGTGACTTCCGAGTATCGAGGCTCTCCTGAGACTGTCAGACACTGGACACCTAACCAGAGACCTACAGACTTCCAAATCACCTCAGGCTGTTTTCTTCTGGTGGAATTGCCCCTTAGCGATTCGACTCCCAGCCGGGGACCTGGAGGTCTTGGTCACCCTCCGCTAGACCCAGCGTACGCCTGTGCCATTCGTTACGACGACTGTTCAACAGTTCGGTGAGTATGCACGCTGTCTCGTTGAATGAGCTGTCATGCACGAGTAACTGGAAAAGGCACATCACGGAGAACTCACCGCCCCACCCGCATATCGCTCATCACATGAAGGGTTTGGGGTCGCAAAGCGTCAAATAGGCTCatctcctcgccatcctcttGAGGCTTTGCCACGATGTTGCAGCAGAGTCGGCGATTATTGCTGGATGGCTTGCCTTTCTGGCACTAACGTTCAACTTTACTGCCAGCTCACAGCAGCCAATGGCCCACGCCATCAACAGAGAGGATGGGCGTGAGAGACAGAGGCCTGGGAACACAATTACCAGAACACTCCCCTGTTATCCTGTCGAAATGCGCGGCGCGCCACTGCCGTTCAGCAagtgccggtggtgttgggcgTCACCAATTCGGAGGGTTTGCTACCACATTGCCGACACCAGCCCCCAACCATCTTGGCGCGAcaaaggtggtggtgagaccTAACTTTTGCACAAGTAAGCTTATGGCCTGGAGATGCATTTCAAACACTCTTCGAGCATGCTACCCGTCCCAATGCCATGGGCCCCGGGAGAACTGGACAGACCATAATCGAGGCTCATTCAGCGCCCGGCGTTATCACGGACGAGGCGTCTGCACCGAACCCGGTTTGCTGGCACATCTCGGAGCCCACTCGGCGCCATTCCGCGGCTGAAGTTGCTGGGGCATTCTCGGACCTGCTTTTTACCCTACACCGACTTGGTCTACTTGC
Encoded proteins:
- a CDS encoding uncharacterized protein (EggNog:ENOG503NXA6; COG:S) → MSWLTTLSGYLTPGFLVLSPLLSYSDQAYSMHRAKSSAGFSLDIPLIMLVASLLRIFYYPGAKFDIALLIQSLVMTVMQVVLLKIALDHRPAPSSKGGDAAVPFAKVNERERQRPFNFWQWRSPKPYWQFIMSLFVGLVACELLLSPIPSVYQGYSSLIGYIGLAVEAILPLPQIIANAKSRTCKGFRFSVLASWLLGDSMKMFWFFTSKTTIPWAFKLCGIFQACCDSFLGVQYWMYGKGLTEIKEHELPSTATWAEPKADIFAGGRRRGTSVLQAQKTT